A region of Fimbriimonadaceae bacterium DNA encodes the following proteins:
- the tagG gene encoding Teichoic acid translocation permease protein TagG: protein MNVPGRLASGMLGELRELWRFRELLLTMVERELRIRYKNSFLGFFWSLLNPLITVLVMTVVFKYLVGNPTPNFSAYILAAYLPYMFFQFALMDSAQSILSSLPVVRKVYFPREILPLAAIGGNFIHLLLALLVFFLYLLGVWILDPRVPPFTWTALLLPVLVLINLMLALGLGLIISALNTFYEDVKYIVGVGLYLLFFLSPIMYFSENVRYSKQLEGSVGDWIYVLYHLNPVAMLSTAYRKVLIPPQKVYVDGKWVDPLPLDPWLFGALVLTSVLTLIVGYAIFNRLKWRFVERP, encoded by the coding sequence ATGAACGTACCCGGTAGACTCGCGAGCGGCATGTTGGGTGAGTTGCGCGAACTATGGCGGTTTCGCGAATTGCTCCTGACCATGGTTGAGCGCGAACTCCGAATTCGTTACAAGAACAGCTTCTTGGGATTCTTTTGGTCGCTGCTCAATCCTCTCATCACGGTCTTGGTGATGACCGTGGTGTTCAAGTACTTGGTCGGAAATCCAACACCGAACTTCAGTGCGTACATCTTGGCTGCCTATCTGCCGTACATGTTCTTTCAGTTTGCGCTGATGGATTCGGCCCAGTCCATTCTCTCCTCGCTTCCGGTAGTGCGGAAAGTCTATTTCCCGAGGGAGATTCTGCCGTTAGCAGCAATTGGCGGCAACTTCATTCACCTGCTTCTCGCTCTGCTTGTTTTCTTCCTTTACTTGCTTGGGGTTTGGATACTCGACCCTCGGGTTCCACCGTTCACTTGGACGGCGCTTCTCCTCCCGGTGCTCGTCCTGATTAACTTGATGCTGGCGCTGGGTCTAGGCTTGATCATCTCGGCCCTCAACACCTTTTATGAAGATGTGAAATACATCGTCGGAGTGGGGCTGTATTTGTTGTTCTTTCTGAGCCCGATCATGTACTTCAGCGAGAATGTCCGCTATTCCAAGCAGTTGGAGGGATCCGTTGGCGACTGGATTTATGTTCTCTACCACTTGAATCCTGTCGCCATGCTCTCGACCGCATACCGAAAGGTCCTGATTCCGCCGCAGAAGGTCTATGTGGACGGCAAGTGGGTTGACCCACTACCCCTGGACCCGTGGCTTTTCGGAGCGCTGGTGCTCACCTCGGTCTTGACACTAATCGTGGGGTATGCGATTTTCAATCGGCTGAAGTGGAGGTTTGTGGAGCGGCCTTGA
- the kpsU gene encoding 3-deoxy-manno-octulosonate cytidylyltransferase, protein MTCLIVIPARMGSTRFPGKPLCDLLGKPMVQWVYEAAEAANIAEEVVVATPDQEIVDACSAFGARGILTDIAHPTGTDRIAEVARRVPADVYVNVQGDEPLIRAESIAACAKPMLTDSAIQMASVYCPADPQDEDNPNVVKVVLDANEYAMYFSRWAIPFPRNPRVEPLLKHIGLYAYTGDALRRFSELPPSPLETAESLEQLRFMQAGIRIKMSPAPGTELAVDTPEQAEMVRQLLSSRN, encoded by the coding sequence ATGACCTGTTTGATCGTGATCCCGGCGCGGATGGGTAGCACGCGGTTTCCCGGAAAGCCGCTTTGCGACCTTCTCGGAAAGCCCATGGTTCAGTGGGTTTACGAAGCTGCCGAAGCGGCAAACATTGCCGAAGAAGTCGTGGTTGCCACGCCAGACCAGGAGATCGTCGACGCCTGTAGTGCCTTTGGCGCGCGCGGCATCCTGACCGATATCGCCCACCCAACCGGCACCGACCGCATCGCCGAGGTCGCTCGGCGAGTTCCCGCCGATGTTTACGTGAACGTACAGGGGGATGAGCCGCTGATCCGGGCAGAAAGCATTGCTGCCTGCGCGAAGCCGATGCTTACCGACAGCGCCATTCAGATGGCCAGCGTCTATTGCCCGGCCGACCCTCAGGACGAGGACAATCCCAACGTGGTGAAAGTGGTTCTCGATGCCAATGAGTACGCGATGTACTTTAGCCGCTGGGCGATTCCTTTCCCTCGAAACCCACGCGTGGAACCGCTTCTGAAGCACATCGGGCTATACGCATACACCGGTGACGCGCTGAGACGGTTTTCCGAGCTGCCACCGAGTCCCCTCGAAACGGCCGAGAGCCTGGAACAGTTGCGGTTCATGCAAGCAGGGATTCGCATCAAAATGAGCCCCGCGCCGGGAACCGAGCTGGCCGTCGATACGCCTGAACAGGCAGAGATGGTTCGCCAGCTTCTCTCGTCGAGAAACTAG
- the tagH gene encoding Teichoic acids export ATP-binding protein TagH: MSAIIEAKGLRKEFTLSHSGAASLKAMLLWWRRRQLTRHVALEGLDLQIEKGESVAFVGRNGAGKSTLLSLMARIYKPTKGSITVSGRIAPLLELGAGFHPDLTGLENILFNGVILGLTRQQALDRTAAIVDFAELEEQIDTPVRTFSSGMLARLGFATATHVDAEVLIVDEVLAVGDYAFEQKCYDRIEKFRRENGTILFVSHNMDSVRRIANRCIWLDHGRLIADGPPDAVIDRYLSAGADLPVAQTEPE, from the coding sequence TTGAGCGCAATCATCGAAGCCAAAGGACTGCGCAAGGAATTCACGCTCAGCCACAGTGGAGCTGCCTCGCTCAAGGCCATGCTGCTGTGGTGGCGACGTCGGCAACTCACGCGGCATGTGGCGCTGGAGGGTCTGGACCTACAGATCGAGAAGGGAGAATCAGTGGCGTTTGTGGGACGCAACGGAGCAGGGAAGAGCACGTTGCTATCCCTGATGGCCCGGATTTACAAGCCAACCAAGGGGTCGATAACTGTATCGGGCCGGATCGCGCCTTTGCTTGAGCTCGGGGCTGGGTTCCACCCCGACTTGACCGGCCTGGAGAATATTTTGTTTAACGGCGTCATCCTCGGCCTTACGCGCCAGCAGGCGCTGGACCGGACGGCTGCGATTGTGGACTTTGCCGAGCTTGAGGAGCAGATCGACACACCGGTTCGCACGTTTAGCAGCGGCATGCTCGCTCGGCTTGGCTTTGCGACGGCAACCCATGTCGATGCAGAGGTGCTGATCGTGGATGAGGTCCTCGCCGTGGGCGATTATGCCTTCGAGCAAAAGTGCTACGACCGCATCGAGAAGTTTCGCAGGGAGAATGGAACCATTCTGTTTGTCAGCCACAACATGGACTCGGTGCGGCGCATCGCCAATCGGTGCATTTGGCTCGACCACGGCCGGCTGATCGCGGACGGACCGCCGGATGCCGTTATCGACCGCTATCTTTCGGCAGGGGCGGACCTGCCAGTGGCGCAAACAGAACCCGAGTAA
- the phhB gene encoding putative pterin-4-alpha-carbinolamine dehydratase produces MSTLSRTKLTDDELSKELATLESWTIEDGMLTRSYKCRNYVAGLDFAKAIGMVAEGLDHHPDMLIGYGTVKIMVVTHSAGGLTPYDIELAKRINAIDYATGFLA; encoded by the coding sequence ATGTCAACCCTGTCTCGAACGAAGCTGACCGACGACGAATTGTCGAAGGAATTGGCGACGCTGGAAAGCTGGACAATCGAGGACGGAATGCTTACGAGAAGCTACAAATGCCGCAATTACGTCGCGGGTTTGGACTTCGCTAAAGCGATCGGAATGGTTGCAGAAGGCCTCGATCACCACCCCGATATGCTGATCGGTTACGGGACCGTTAAGATCATGGTTGTGACGCACAGCGCCGGTGGGCTGACGCCTTACGACATCGAGCTGGCAAAGCGGATTAATGCGATCGACTACGCAACCGGATTCCTAGCCTAG
- the greA_2 gene encoding Transcription elongation factor GreA — MADEILLTPAGFEKLKKELDELKGPIRHQVAEAIREAKSHGDLRENAAYHEAKLNQSRLEGRIADLEKVILVAKIVERPDHAGETAHLGSKVKLKDLEWKDELEITLVGSFEADPTLDLISITSPLGGALLGKVVGDVIEVAAPAGTQRYEVLSVA, encoded by the coding sequence ATGGCGGACGAGATTTTGTTGACTCCGGCTGGATTCGAAAAGCTGAAGAAGGAGCTCGATGAGCTCAAGGGTCCGATTCGCCACCAGGTAGCGGAAGCTATCCGAGAGGCCAAGTCCCATGGCGACCTGCGGGAAAATGCTGCCTACCATGAGGCCAAGCTGAACCAATCTCGGCTCGAAGGCCGTATTGCCGATTTGGAGAAGGTGATTCTGGTCGCAAAGATCGTTGAGCGTCCGGATCACGCGGGAGAAACGGCCCACTTGGGCTCAAAAGTGAAGCTTAAGGACCTCGAATGGAAAGATGAATTGGAGATCACCCTGGTGGGATCGTTTGAAGCCGACCCGACCTTGGACCTCATTTCCATCACCTCGCCTTTAGGGGGCGCCCTGCTCGGGAAGGTAGTCGGAGACGTTATCGAAGTGGCAGCTCCAGCCGGAACTCAGCGTTATGAAGTTTTGTCTGTGGCTTAG
- the ramA_1 gene encoding (R)-stereoselective amidase: protein MAYRIAACNWKLRPSTEWSDFRDHLFEVLDECVGADIVVLPECVMLELAGERPAKPPQELVASLSELADRYEALLLQAASERLQAIVGGSHFRSDGGSYLNLTAVASGNRLTLHPKHKLTQYEVQEWDLSPGPSLTRCGQPDLGILICYDSEFPEAGRLLAESGIKILAVPAYTETRRGFQRVRWSCQARAIENQIFVVHASLCGSLGGEPVPQAVGTSAVIAPSIEPFPESAILAETGWGEAGVAMADVDLDILDRARSEGDVRNWNDRADDWRLG, encoded by the coding sequence GTGGCTTATCGCATCGCCGCCTGCAATTGGAAGCTGCGCCCCTCGACAGAGTGGTCCGATTTTAGGGACCATCTCTTTGAGGTCCTCGACGAATGCGTTGGGGCAGATATCGTCGTCCTTCCCGAATGCGTGATGCTGGAGCTCGCCGGCGAACGCCCCGCCAAGCCGCCCCAGGAACTGGTTGCATCGCTCAGCGAATTGGCCGACCGGTACGAGGCGCTTCTGCTCCAAGCGGCTTCGGAACGGCTCCAAGCCATCGTCGGTGGCAGCCACTTTCGTTCGGACGGCGGCAGCTATCTCAACCTAACCGCAGTCGCATCTGGGAACCGTCTGACGCTTCACCCCAAGCACAAGCTCACCCAATATGAAGTCCAGGAGTGGGATCTCTCACCAGGTCCTTCATTGACCCGTTGCGGCCAGCCAGACCTTGGCATTCTGATCTGCTACGATTCAGAGTTCCCAGAAGCGGGAAGGCTCCTCGCCGAATCGGGCATTAAGATTCTCGCCGTGCCAGCCTATACCGAGACGCGGCGCGGATTCCAGCGCGTACGCTGGTCCTGCCAGGCCCGCGCCATCGAGAACCAGATCTTCGTGGTGCACGCCTCCCTTTGTGGCAGCTTGGGCGGGGAGCCGGTGCCGCAAGCGGTGGGAACGAGCGCGGTGATCGCACCGAGCATTGAGCCCTTCCCCGAGTCAGCCATTCTCGCCGAAACCGGTTGGGGCGAAGCGGGCGTCGCAATGGCCGACGTCGATCTGGATATCCTAGACCGAGCCCGCAGCGAGGGAGATGTCCGAAACTGGAACGATCGTGCCGACGACTGGCGACTAGGCTAG